Genomic window (Bradyrhizobium sp. 186):
CATGACCTTCGATTATTCGCTCGCCGGCGCCGTGTCGCTCGGTCTCCTGATCTACCTCACCTACGCGCTGCTGCGGCCCGAGCGGTTCTGATCCATGCTGCCTCTTCTCAAACTGCTGCTGGCGGATGCCGTACTCGTCCCGTACCTGCTCGTGGTGCTCTTGCCGCTCATGCGTCGGGCACCAAGCCTGAAGGGTTAATTCCATGACTGTGATCGGCTGGCTCCAGATCATTCTGTTTTGCGTCACTATCGTCGCGCTGACCAAGCCGCTCGGCTGGTACATGACGCGCGTGTTCAACGGCGAGCGGACGTTCCTGTCGCCGGTGCTGCGTCCGATCGAGGCCGGCATCTACTGGATTTCGGGCGTCGACGAGAAGCGCGAGCAGCACTGGCTGACCTACACGGTCGCCATGCTGTTGTTTCATATCGGCGGCTTCCTCATCATCTACGGCGTGATGCGATTGCAGGCCGTTCTGCCCTTCAATCCGGCCGGGCAGGGTGCGGTCGCCGAGGATCTCTCCTTCAACACCGCAATCTCCTTCATCACCAACACCAACTGGCAGAACTACGGCGGCGAGAGCACGATATCTTATCTCGTGCAGATGCTTGGTTTGACGCACCAGAATTTCCTGTCGGCGGCGACCGGCATCGTGCTCGCGGTGGCCTTGATCCGCAGCTTCTCGCGCGCCTCGATGCGCACGGTCGGAAATTTCTGGGTCGATGCCACTCGCTGCACGCTCTACGTCCTCCTGCCGGTCTGCGTCGTCTACACGCTCTTCCTGGTCTGGCAGGGCATGCCGCAGACGCTTGGGGATTACGTTGAAGCGGCCACGCTCGAAGGCGCCAAGCAGACGATCGCGGTCGGCCCGGTCGCCTCGCAGGTTGCGATCAAGATGCTCGGCACCAATGGCGGCGGCTTCTTCAACGCCAATGCCGCGCATCCCTTCGAGAACCCGACCGCACTGTCGAACTTCGTGCAGATGCTGTCGATCTTCGTGCTGGGCGCGGCGCTGACCAATGTGTTCGGGCGCATGGTCGGCAACCAGCGCCAGGGCTGGGCCATCCTCGCCGTGATGGGCGTGCTGTTCATCGCCGGCGTCGCCGTCACCTACTGGGCGGAAGCCAACGGCACCAACACGCTCAGCGCGCTGGGCCTGACCGGCGGCAATATGGAAGGCAAGGAAGTCCGCTTCGGCATCGTCGC
Coding sequences:
- a CDS encoding K(+)-transporting ATPase subunit F, which codes for MTFDYSLAGAVSLGLLIYLTYALLRPERF
- the kdpA gene encoding potassium-transporting ATPase subunit KdpA, with amino-acid sequence MTVIGWLQIILFCVTIVALTKPLGWYMTRVFNGERTFLSPVLRPIEAGIYWISGVDEKREQHWLTYTVAMLLFHIGGFLIIYGVMRLQAVLPFNPAGQGAVAEDLSFNTAISFITNTNWQNYGGESTISYLVQMLGLTHQNFLSAATGIVLAVALIRSFSRASMRTVGNFWVDATRCTLYVLLPVCVVYTLFLVWQGMPQTLGDYVEAATLEGAKQTIAVGPVASQVAIKMLGTNGGGFFNANAAHPFENPTALSNFVQMLSIFVLGAALTNVFGRMVGNQRQGWAILAVMGVLFIAGVAVTYWAEANGTNTLSALGLTGGNMEGKEVRFGIVASSLFAVITTAASCGAVNAMHDSFTALGGMIPLINIELGEIVVGGVGAGMYGILLFVILAIFVAGLMVGRTPEYVGKKIEAREVKMAMLAILILPLMILGWTAVAVVLPSAVASMANAGPHGFSEVLYAYTSQTGNNGSAFAGLTGNTPFYNITGGVAMFVGRFFMIIPAMAIAGSLAAKKSIPPSAGTFPTTGGLFVGLVVGVILIIGGLTFFPALALGPIVEHLAMNAGNVF